One Fibrobacter succinogenes genomic window, CAAATCAAGATTTCGACCAAGGCCTTGGTCTTTAGCGATCGTGAAGTGACTGAGGGCACGCAGAAGTTCACTTACAAGGCTATCGGAACGAAAATTGTTGCAACAGTTGATAGCGTGAATGCAAGCAACTACTTCATCTCCTTGAAGCCGGTGGCCAAGGCTAGTGGTATTGCTTCTATCTTCTTCTATGCATCGGATGGAAGGGATTCTGTGGGCGTAACCCTTTATGTGAAGTTAGTTTCCCCGAAGGATGTTGCTCAGGCCGAGAAGGATGAATACTCCACGTTTAATGACAGCACTTTGACTGTGGATGCCAAGAAGGGTGTTCTTGCCAATGACAAATATCCAGAAGGTGTCACGAAAGGCATGGAAGCTGTTGTTGCCCAGATGCCTGCTAATGGTACGCTCACCTTGAACAAGGATGGTAGCTTTACTTACAAGCCTGAAGCCGGTTTCGAAGGTATTGATTACTTTGGCTACTTTGCTGTTGTCAATGGTACGAAGTCCAACGCTGCTATGGTGACGATTGTGGTCGATAAGCGCAACTTGCTCCCGACTGTTGTCGTGGATGCTAAGACGCTTGATACGACTGTGACTGAAGATTTCCCGACTTCGAGAGCCTTGAAGTACACGAAGTCTGTGGTGGCCTCTTGGTTCAAGGATCCGGAAGGCGATTCGCTGACATTCAGTGCTAAGAGCAAGGATGGAAAGCTCAAGGTCGAAATTACGGACAAGGGCGTTCTCGAAATCAACTCTGCACCAGATTCTTCGGGCAAGGCTTATGTAGTCGTGACGGCAACGGACAAAAAGTCCGGTTCCAAGAGTTTTGAATTCTGCGTGAATATCACTCCGGTGAACGACAAGCCTGTGCTTTTGCATGGCGATACGGTTTATGTGCGCTCTTCTAATTGGAATGTCAAGTGGAATCTTGCAACGTTTGTTAAGGACGTTGACGGTGACACGCTTACCTACGTGCCGAACGAAACAAGCGCCTTGGCAAAGTATATGACCATTTCTTTGAAGGGTTCTGAACTTACCGTAACGTCTATTAAGGATCTTGCGTACAAGGAAGGTAACAAATACGCTATCGGCGTCAAGGTTTCTGACCCGAGCGGTATGAATGTGACGATTCCATTGTACATCATTGTCGATGAAAAACGTGCAGGCCTGAAGCCGCAAATCGCTCAGCCGAAGAACACTTGGCAGAATGCTGTGATGGCAAAGCGCGGTACCGTAAAGATCATGGATATGAAGGGCCGTGTGATTTGGAACGCCAAGCTGCCTGTGAACCCGGCTGAAGTCAAGAGTGTTTCTGCTCAGATTCAGGGCCGCAAGATTCTCCGCGTCAACAATCAGACATGGACGATTAAGTAAGCGCCAGAGCGCGCAGTTACTAGTCGATAGTTACTAGAGTGTCATGCTCACCTTCGGGTGGGCATTTTCTTTATTGATTTTTTTTGTCTTTGTTTGAAAATGTAGATTGTGAATTTTGATTTTGTATAAAATATTATTATTTTAATCTTAGGAGAACTTTGTATGAAAGTTAAATATTTGATATTCGCTATAGCATTTGCGTTGCTAAACGTGGGGTGTTCGGAGAAGAAAGAACACCCAAGCGATTTGAATAAGCGAAGTGAAGAAACGAAAACTGTTTTGGAGGATAGTAGCAGTGTTATTGATATTCGATTGGAAGGACCAAAGAGCAGGCCGACACATGGTAAATTATGTTTGGAAGGCTGTAGGAATTTGCCGTGTGATGAAAAAGTTCGTTGTGTTATGCGCAATTGTCCTGATATCAAAGCTGAGTGCGAATTGTGATTTGATTGATTCCTACACGGTTGCTGTAGAGTATAATACTTTGCTTGAACGAGAATGTTCGTCTCTTATGGGTGGAGGCGGAATCTATTACGGCAAAATTGTAGAAGCCAGTGAATCGTCACCAGTTTCTTGTGATGGAATTGAACGTAGTGATGGCTATGTTATAATCTATGGTTGCAATACGTGTACATCGAAAAAAGTCCAAGATCGTTTAAAACAAGATACCGTCGCTTGCACTAAGCAATGCAGGATGACAAGGAATAATTGCGTGTATGACGGCATTTCAAACGATTGGGGTGGATATTACAATACTGATCAACATCCATCCTGTAGTCCGCTGAAAAGCACATCTCTTCCCGGCTGTGCCGAGTCTAGTTCTTCTGTAGGTGAAGATGAACAAAGCAGTTCTTCTGAGACTCCTGTCAGCTCCGAAGCAGAAAGTTCCTCATCCGAAGAAGAGGAACTGGAATCTTCTAGTTCCTATGCAATAAGTTCTTCGTCCGGTGAAGATGTAGAATCGTCTAGTTCCGAAGACGAAATCGATTCATCGTCCAGCGAAGACGACGATGATGATGACGAAAGTAGTTCCAGCAGCGTGGGTGATATTATTCCGTGCTACAAACCCAATCTTGACGGCAAGTGTTCTGTGTTTACCTACGTGAGTCGGTCTCCGATGCCTATGGTTGGGACTCTCAAATTTAATGGTGACCCTGATGATGGCTTCATCGCGTATTATAGCGATGGTGAAGGATATCTAACTTTCAATTCCAACGTTCCAGCACAAAAAAAAGGAAATTTTTATTATGACTGTTACTACGACTCAAATAATTGCGGGCAGGGTGATGATTTGCCGCCGAAGATTGAAGGGGATGTATATTACTGTGTTCAGGGGGAGCCTACGTCTATGGGGTGTGCAACGCCATCGTATGCAACATCTATTGCTATTACAGAAAACTTGAAGTACAGAAGAACTCATGTTAGTCCGCCTAATATTACGGATGAGCAAGTTTTAAAAATTGCGAATGAAGCTGCGCGTACGTATTCGGATGTTATGATTTTTTGCATTCTGAACGGGGTTGAGAGAACTTTTGGAACGTTTGAGTTACCGAAAAAAGAAAACAGAACGATAGAAGATGTTTTTGATTTTATTAGGCCTAGACTTGATTATTGTCGGTCGCGCGATCGGTCATCTAGTAGTCAAATATCATCAAGTAGCTCTAGCGCAAAATCTTCTTCGTCGAATGTAAAATCCAGCAGTAGCTCAAAGACCATTGAAATTTCGTCATCATCAATAGAGGATAAGTCGAGTAGTTCTGTTAATAGTGAACGGTCTTCTTCTTCGAAATTAGTAGAATCGAGTAGTTCAAAACAAATGTCTTCGTCAAGTGAAGGAAATGTTTTTGTAGCGGGGGCCGATCAAGAATATACTCTAGGAAAAATATATAGTAGCGGATTACACAATATGGAACCGGGAAAATGTTATTCGCTGAATCCAGAGCGAGGAACTCAACGCGGCTGGATTAGTTCAAATGCGCAAGACTCTTGGTGGTGGATTGAAACGCCTTGCGAAAAAAATGGCAAGGGGTTATACAAAAGGGTTTCTGGTCATGTCGGTGGCGAAAGTGATGCTGTTTTAGAATCTTCTCAAACAACGCGGGCTTATTATAATGTTCTTGGTCGCAAAATGGGCAGGAATAAAGCTTTTGGGGAAAAACAGCCGGTTTACAGTAAAAAAATTCGAAAATAGGGATAATAAGTATAATTAGTTGCCTCTAGGTAAAAAATTATCCTAGAATGAAGTGAAAGGTTTTGGTTAAACTGCTAAAAAGCAAAGGCTCCGGATGCGGAGCCTTCTTTCGTTACAAGTGTAATCCAGCAGATAGGCCCGAAGGGCCCCCTGTCTACTGCCTACTTCACAAGTGCTTCGGTGTCGAGAGCGATAAGCAATTCTTCGTTTGTTGCGACGACGATTGCCTTCGGCGTGCCATCCTTCGTGATGAGGTGGTTGGATTCCTTGCCACTCTTGAGGTTGCGTTCTTCATCAACTTGGTAGCCAAGGAGCTTGAGGTTGTCGAGAGCCTGCTTGCGAACGTAGAAACTGTTTTCGCCGATGCCGCCCGTGAAAACGATAGCGTCGATGCGCGGGAGAGCCATGGCAAGACCACCGATTTCACGAGTGAGGCGGTAGCAGAAAACGTCGAGAGCGATTTGGGCGCGCTTGTTGCCTTCGCTTGCGGCCTGCGTGAGCGTGCGCATGTCGTTCGAGAGGCCGGAGAGGCCGAGCAAGCCGGATTCCTTGTTCACGAGGTGATCGAGCTTGTCGATGGTGCCGTATTCTTCGCCGTACTTCTTTGCGATGTAGAAGAGGATGGCCGGGTCGAGGCTACCGGAGCGGGTGCCCATGATAAGGCCTTCGAGCGGGGTGAAGCCCATCGTGGTATCGACGCACTGGCCGTTCAAGATGGCGGAGCAGCTGGAGCCGTTGCCGAGGTGAGCCGTGATGAGGCAAGTTTCTTCGGGCTTGGTGCCGAGAACCTTGCAAGCTTCGGCAGTCACAAAGCGGTGGCTTGTGCCGTGAGCACCGTAACGACGGATGCCGTCTTTTTCGTAGAACTTGTACGGGATACCGTAGAGGTAAGCCTTCTGCGGCATAGTCTGGTGGAAAGCTGTATCGAACACAGCGACTTGCGGGAGGCCCGGGAAGAACTTGGTAGCGCATTCCATGCCGGTAGCGTGTGCCGGTTCGTGGAGCGGTGCAAACAGCGTGATGCTGCGGATGTAGTCGATAACTTCTTGAGAGACCTTTTCGCTCTTGATATATTTACCGCCATGCACGACGCGGTGGCCGATAGCTTCGATTGTAGAGGTGAGCTTCTGTGCATCGAGGAACTTCTTGACCTGATCGACGGCTTCGGCATGCGTGGGGCAATCGAAGTTGAAGTCGATGTTGCCTTCGGGGCCCTTTGCTTTAGTGTGACCGTTGACGCCGATGTTTTCAACGAGTCCGCTTGCAATGGACTGCTTGGTCTGTGTGTCGATGACGGCGAACTTCACCGAGGATGAGCCGCAATTAAGAACGAGTACGCGCATGTTTTTATCAGTGGTTAGTGGTTAGTGTTTAGTAGGCAGTAGACAGTAGGAAGGATTTTCTGAACTTATTACTGTTCGTTTAGGTGTTGTCCTAAAGTCGTCATTCTGAGGCGTAGCCGAAGAATCCAGTTGTTTCTTGATAATTCTCTGGATCCTTCACTGTCGTTCAGGATGACGAAGTGCGGAATGGACCTAATACTTGCCACCTGTTTTTTCAAATAATAGGAATTTTGACGCGGAGTTGCGAGTGGAAAATTCTAAATTGACGTTGATGCTTAATAAAATTAAAGTTTTTGACAACCGCGTTTCGGTTTATTGGACGAATCGGCATTTTTCGCAAAAGGTAAACGGCTGGCTCCGCTTTTATGTGCGCCTAGGTGATGGCTATATCTGGGCTCTGTTTATTGCGTTTTTGGTTTGGAAAATCGGTTGGCAAAGTTTCTTGCCGATTCTTTGGCAGGCTCTTGTTTCGCTTGCGATGAGCCTTGTGATTTATGAAGGCGTTAAGCTCAGCACCAAGCGTCCGCGCCCGTTTGCAGCAAATCCACAAATCAAGGCCGAAGTTCCGCCGCTTGATAAGTACAGTTTTCCGTCGGGCCATACGATGAACAATTTGGCGGTGGCAAGTACGGTGTTTTATTGCGTGCCGCAGTATGGCTGGGTCATGATGCTTTTGCCGCTCACGTGGGGGCTTTTGCGCGTGTACTTTGGCGTGCATTGGTTCTCGGATATTGTTTGCGGATTCTTGCTTGGCGTCTTGAGCTTTGTGCTTGGGCATGCTCTGTGGATTCCGATTTCTGCCGCCATAGGTGCTTGATTCTTCTAAGTTCTGCCAACTAAAATTTCACTGGATCCTGCTCCTTCGAACCTAAGAATTGTAGGGTAATAAATTACCAACAATTCTATATCAGCCCTACAGGCTTCAGGATGACGTCCCTAAGTTCTGCCAACTAATACCCTATGACTAACGACTTTCTCCCCGCTTCAGATTTTTTTGCCCAGGTTGACTGGAATTCGAAAATTTATTTGCTGTTGCGCCATGCCGAACGCAACCACATTACGCCGCAGGATAAGGATTTCGGGGCGCATGTAGGGCTTACGGAACGTGGGCGCCGTCAGGCGGTTTCGTTGGGGCGCGTTTTCCCGGCATTTGGCGATGCTGTGTATTTTTCGAGTCCGGTCGGACGCTGCGTGGAAACGGCGCAGTGCATTGCGGAAGGCCGAAAGCTTGCAGGATATATGGATGGCGCGGGCGCCTCAATAACTGTCACGCCGCTTGATGCTTTAGGCGATTTTTTTGTTCGTGATGTGCCTGCTTACGAGCAGACGTTGAGGGAAGGCTTTTACGAAGGAATATGCAAGTGGCTTGAATCGGGTGAGCATGACGCGTTTTACCCGCTTCATGAGCGTGCCGAACAGATGCGCGAGATGATGTTTGCGAAAGCTGATTCCCGTTTCAACATCTTCGTGACGCATGACGCATGGATTGTTCCATGCCTTTCGCATTTTTGCGGTCTCAAGTTTGAACCGAAATGCTGGATGAATTTTTTGACGGGGCTTGCCTTTGAAGTTCCCGAAAAAGGCAATATCAAGGTGGCTCCTGTAACCGCGATGGAAACCGGCTGGCTGCATTTCTAGTAACGTTATCCTATTCTTAATATAACATGTAAAATAAATAAAACATTTGTTGTAAACGAATGTATTTTATTACTTTATGCATAAGAGGTGAGCGGTGAACCTGTGGCGAACAGGAATATGATGTGAAAACTCATTTCTGTTACGAAGGCGTGCCGTACGAGCTTTGCGGTGGGCAAAGATATGCTCCAGATGATCAAATCTGTGAGAATGGAAAAGTACGTGGCGTATATGGAGAAAAAAAGATTGTCTACGATTTTGAATCGCAGACTTGCAGAGGAGGGAAAATCTATAGCTGGTGCGGTAGCAAACGTTATGATCCAGAAACGCAAACTTGCCCATAGCGTAAATGGGTAGTTGTTAAGGTTGCTTCGCAACAGCTCCGAGTTACTAGTAACTAAGTCCTAATAACTAGCCCGTAGGGCGAAGTAACTATTAACTAGTAACTGTGCCGAAGGCACTTAGTAACTAAAAAAATATACATTAAGTCTATGATGCAGTCGAATTGCTATAGACGTATTTTTGTACTTGGTTCTGGTTTCAGCAAGTCCTTCTCGCCGCAGATGCCTACGCTCCGCGATTTAAACGAGCTTATCCCTTTTGGAATCCCGGACGAGTTTCCGCATTTCCGCGATTACTGCAAACGCTTTTTGGCGCTGTGCAATGGTGATGACGAGTACTTGGGCATTGAGCCTTTAGCGACGTCGATTCTCTCGGCGCAGATTTTTCCGGGCGAGCGCGAACGGCTTTACCATGCATCGCTGCGCTTCGAACTTTTGCGTTTTATTGCAAGCGTTATCCGTAACGACAATGCACTTGATGAACCGGCGGCTGCGATTCTCAAAAAATTTTTGGTCTCGTGCGAAAACGATTCTACATCGGGTTCTCGCGAGACGCTCTTGCTTTCGTTCAATTACGACACGTTGATTGAAACGGCGATAGCAAACGATGCAGAATTTTTTGAAAAAGTTTCTGTAGATTATGGCGTCAAGATTGACCCTGCTGACCGTTCTGCAAAACGCGGCCTGAAACCCCATACGATTGACCTTATCAAGTTGCATGGGTCGCTCAACTGGTTCCCGGTCAAGGGCGCAAGTGATGAACTCGATTTGAAAAACGTTTGCGTAGTTGAACCGCAAGATCGTAGTTTCCCGATTTACTGCGAAGATACGCCGATATTTATTCCGATGGCCCATGCGAAGGAATCGTTCTTGCGCGGGAGCCTTTTCAACTTGCTATGGTCCAAGGCCGATTACTACCTGAAAAATGCCGAAGAGATTTACTTTATCGGTTACGGTTTCCCGAAGACGGATATCAATAATTTGGAATTCCTGTTGCGCCACCGCGACCGCTTTAAGAAGGCGGTTGTGCTCGATAGCGTCGATCGCCATGACTTGTTGCGTTTGCAAAAACTTTTAGGCGAAGACCTCGTCGAATCGTGTGACGCAAAAAAATTCTTGGAAAAACTGAAGTAGTTGGTCCTCAAATTTTATTTTATCGCGATTTAAAATTCCGGCGCTTTGAAATGTCCGTAGAGTTCGCGGCCGTCGAATACCCAGACGACAGCTTTTTTGCCTTCTAAAAAGCTTTCTTTGCCTTTGAACATTTGCGGACCGATGTTGCCTCCGCCGACTTTGCTGATGGAAAACGTTTCGACGCTTGTCGCTGCTGCGATGTATGCGCCGATTTGCGCTCCGTAAGATTTGCCCTGGCTTACGTTGCTATCGCCGATGATGATGATGGGGGCTTTTTTGGAACCGCGGTACTTGTAGCCATCGGTACCCAAAACTTTTTTCTCTTTTATTTTGTATTCAATTTCTTCGCCGTGGAGTAGGTCGTAGAGGTTCCCGGTGCCATCGACAATGGTATCGTGTAGCGGGTAGTGCTTGCGGTTCATGCCGTAGAGGAGCGGAGCGATGGAATCCGCTGCCATGTTTGCGAGCACTAGTCTTGCATGGCCCGTGCAGTGGCTTTCATATGGTTCGAACATGGACGTTTCGTTGCCCTGGTTCTTGTGAAGCTCCTTGATTTTATCGAGCGCGTCGATGACGGTAACTTTATTTTTGCGGAGCTTCTGAACCCACTTCTTGTATTGCGGAAGGTTGATACCTTTTTTCGCCTTGTCTGAATATTGTTCGGGAACGGCTAAGAGTTTGTCGGGGACGGGAACGACGATGAGCTTGATGCCTCGCGCTTCGAGCGAATCCTTGAAGGCGATGATTTGCGGCGTGTTGTCGTTCCAGCGCTTGGTGGCGTTTAATAAACTCTCTTGCAAAAAGAGCCAGCCGTCCTTGCCTTCGACTGCGCATGCGACTTCTTCGGTGGTGCTGCCGCATTTTTTCATGTCGCGCACCATTTGCTTTTGCAGTTCAGATGCGGTGGTCGGAGCGCTAAAGGCATGCTGTGTGCACAAAGCGAAAAGCGCCACGAGGGCGCTCTTCGTTACTTTAAGCCATTTGCTGACGGATGAATCAATCATTAAATGCCTTGGAATGCATTGACCCTATCGGCTTCGCTTCAAGGATTGCATTGCCTAACCCCTATAAAACCTAATACTTAAAATCTACTTAATCAGCGATTCTCCGGATTCGACGCTCTGGTAGATGAGGGTGTTTATGGTCATCGGACCGACACCGCCCGGTACCGGAGTGTATGCGGATGCTACATCTTCGAGACCCTTTTCGATATCGCCCACGCCGCCCGGATGGTAACCGGCGTCCACGACGACTGCACCCGGCTTGATCCAGGACTTCTTGATGAATTCCGGCTTGCCGACGGCGCCGACCAAGATATCTGCTTGCTTCACGAATTCCGGGAGGTTTTCGGTCTTGCTGTGGCAAATGGTCACGGTGCAGTTTGCGTTCAAAAGCATCATGGCCATCGGCTTTCCGAGGATGGCGCTACGGCCAACGACCACGGCGTGCTTGCCAGCGAGAGGAATGTTGTAAGCCTTGAGGAGACGCATGATGCCGGCCGGCGTTGCGCAACCGTAAGCCTTCTCGCCCATGGACATGCGGCCAAAGCCGAGGCATGTCACGCCGTCCACGTCCTTGCGGGCGTCAATTGCTTCGAATGCGGCGCGTTCGTCGATGTGGCGCGGAACCGGGTGCTGCAAGAGGATGCCGTGCACGTTCGGGTTCTCGTTGAGTTCCTGAATCTTGTTTAAGAGTTCTTCGGTCGTGGTGTTCTTGTCCATCACCACGCGGATGCTTTCCATGCCCACGCGAGCGCAGGCGTTGCCCTTCATCTTGACGTAAGTGGCGCTAGCCGGGTCGTCGCCCACGAGAATCGTTGCAAGAATAGGGGTCTTGCCGGTCTTTTCCTTGAGCTTTGCCACGCGGGCGCTGAGTTCTTCTTCAGTAGTCTTGGCAAGAGCCTTGCCGTCTAAAATGAGTGCTGCCATAAAATCTCCATTTTTTGCAAATTTAAAAAATTTGGGTGGACCGCCAAAGGTGTTTTTTTAAATAGTAAAAAAAGTACGTTATGCGGGCGGGGCCCCAGCTCAGAGTGGATGCTTTCAGCATCAGCAATTACGGCTCAGCTATGTTTGCACAAGTGCAACCGCAGCATTCGCCTTTGATGCTCTTTTGCGAAGGCCGCACAGGCCCCTCCCTGCACCCTCCCCATCCTGGCGCAAGCGCCAACCTTACGGCTCAACCATGGCCATACAAGTATGGCCGCGGCACTCGCCTTGATCGGTTGTGGCCGACGCTTTTATTCTCACAACGATAGCTTGTTGTCGTTTTAGTTGATTTGCTATCGCGCATTTTGAGTTGGAAAAAAGCTAAGGAATAATCTTTAAAAAACAAAGCCCGCTTGTGGCGGGCCCCCAAAAAAATTTATTTAAGTTGAATTAAAATTTATTCCCAAAGAACGATGGGATGATGATACCGACGATAATAGCCCAAGGATAAGAGAGAGAACCCCTGAGCCAACCGGTTGAGTAAACGGGTTCTGGTTTCTTTAGGAATTGCAGCTCGTTATTGCTTTGCAATGTGGATTCAGCTACAACTTTTACTAAAGAATCTTTAACGTTATTAATGGATTCATCGAACAGCCTCTTTTGGGCTGCGGCCGAATCGAGATAACACTTAAAGCTGTTTTTCATTCTGTACTTCCCTTCTGATATTTCAAGATAGTAAATAAATACCTAATTTTAAAGGGGAAATGTGTGAATTATTTTACAATTGTAAAAATTAGAGATTTAAGTCACAAATTTTTTCGTTTTTTTTCGCCAAAAAAGGTATCTTTTTTTTAAAAGTTTAGGATTGGAAACATTTTTATGAAAAAAATTTGTTATTTGCTGGCATTTCTTGCGGTGAATGGGCTTGTAGCCTGCTGTGGTGGTAAACCTGCACCAGCTGTTAATCCGAGCCCTGTACCTGCTCCAGCCGTGAAACCGGCTCCCGTTGTTCCCGATTTGTCGCCATTGCCAGAACCTGCTCCAGTTCAAGAGCAGAAAGTGTTCTTGAATAATGCCGTTGACCGCTATAGTTATGCGCTCGGTGTTGATTTTGGCAGGGCCGTTTCTAATATCAACGTGCCTGTAAAGTTTGATGTCCTTGTGGATGCCATGCGCGATGTCCTTGATTCTAGCCGTGAAGTTCTCATGACGGATTCGCAGTCCGAGGCCGCTCTTCAAGACCTGCTGAACCAGATGCAGGTGCAGAAGGAAATCGATGAGTCGGCTGCTTCACGTAAGGCGCTTTGCGATCAGGCCGCATTCCTTGCAAAGAATATCCAGGATCCGCGAATCTGGGTCACGAAAAAAGGTGTGCAGTATTTAATGCTCAAGGAAGGAACTGGAGTTAAGCCCAAGGCAAACGATAAAGTTCGAGTTCATTATGTGGGCACTCTTCTCAACGGAACGGAATTTGACAATAGCGTCAAGCGCGGCGCCCCGATGGAGTTTGAGGTGTCGGCTGTGATTGAAGGCTGGCAGGATTTGCTCATGGACATGAAAGTTGGCGAAAAGGTAAGGGCCTGGATTCCAAGTCATCTTGCTTATGGTGAAGCTGGTGCTCCGCCATCTATTCCGTCTAATTCGCTTTTGGTATTCGAAGTGGAATTGCTGCAGGTGTTCCCTTCCAATAATTAACTTTGTGGGCGAGAGCCGGTTCGCACGAAAAGTGCTAAATATTTGTTCAAATGGCGAAGGATGTTCTGTCCTTCGCTTTTTCTGTTGCTACTTTTTAGGCCATGAATAACGCAGCGTCTGATTTTTATTCTCAACACTTCGAAGTGGCCGGATTCATCCGGGAAGTGTTTGGCTACATGGACAGGTTCAAGGGCCAGCTTTTCGTCTTGAAGATCGACGATAGCTTGATGGACCATCCGATGTTCCCCGTGCTGATGCGCGATATTGCCCTTTTGCACAAGGCGGGCATTCGCATTATCATTGTGCCGGGAACGCGAAATAGCATTGACGCTCAGCTCAAGGCCTGGGACCTTGAAACGGAATTCCATAACGGCGTAAGACTTACGAACGAAGAAGCGCTCCCGCTTGTGGAGCAGGCGTCTTTGGGTGTTGCGCAGCGCATCATGAGCCACCTTACGGCGAGCGGTCTCAGCGGCATTCAGGGCAACTGGATTCTGGCGCGCAGCATGGGCGTGATCAACGGTGTCGATTATATGCGCACCGGACGCATCGAACGCATCCAGCGCGATTTGCTGGAACAGCTCATGGACGAGAAGTTTGTGCCTATCATTCCGCCGATTGGCTGGAACAAGATTGGTCATGCATATAACATTTCGAGTACGGAACTGGCGACGGAACTTTGCAAATACTTGAAGGTCGGAAAGCTCTTCTTTATCGGAAGTGAAAGTGGCATCAAGCTTGAAGGTCTTGTGACCGGCAAGAACACGAAGTATCTGGAACCGACGGATAACGGGCTCATTTCAGCAATGGATGTGGACCAGGCAAAGGAACTTTTGGAACTCAATTCCGATGTGCTCGACTTTGCGCAAATGGATTACTTGATGAATGCCATCCATGCTTGCGAAGCCGGTGCAAACCGTGTGCATTTGTTGAGCGGTGAATTTCAGGGAAGCGTTCTG contains:
- a CDS encoding acetate/propionate family kinase, whose product is MRVLVLNCGSSSVKFAVIDTQTKQSIASGLVENIGVNGHTKAKGPEGNIDFNFDCPTHAEAVDQVKKFLDAQKLTSTIEAIGHRVVHGGKYIKSEKVSQEVIDYIRSITLFAPLHEPAHATGMECATKFFPGLPQVAVFDTAFHQTMPQKAYLYGIPYKFYEKDGIRRYGAHGTSHRFVTAEACKVLGTKPEETCLITAHLGNGSSCSAILNGQCVDTTMGFTPLEGLIMGTRSGSLDPAILFYIAKKYGEEYGTIDKLDHLVNKESGLLGLSGLSNDMRTLTQAASEGNKRAQIALDVFCYRLTREIGGLAMALPRIDAIVFTGGIGENSFYVRKQALDNLKLLGYQVDEERNLKSGKESNHLITKDGTPKAIVVATNEELLIALDTEALVK
- a CDS encoding SIR2 family protein, with the protein product MMQSNCYRRIFVLGSGFSKSFSPQMPTLRDLNELIPFGIPDEFPHFRDYCKRFLALCNGDDEYLGIEPLATSILSAQIFPGERERLYHASLRFELLRFIASVIRNDNALDEPAAAILKKFLVSCENDSTSGSRETLLLSFNYDTLIETAIANDAEFFEKVSVDYGVKIDPADRSAKRGLKPHTIDLIKLHGSLNWFPVKGASDELDLKNVCVVEPQDRSFPIYCEDTPIFIPMAHAKESFLRGSLFNLLWSKADYYLKNAEEIYFIGYGFPKTDINNLEFLLRHRDRFKKAVVLDSVDRHDLLRLQKLLGEDLVESCDAKKFLEKLK
- a CDS encoding phosphatase PAP2 family protein, giving the protein MENSKLTLMLNKIKVFDNRVSVYWTNRHFSQKVNGWLRFYVRLGDGYIWALFIAFLVWKIGWQSFLPILWQALVSLAMSLVIYEGVKLSTKRPRPFAANPQIKAEVPPLDKYSFPSGHTMNNLAVASTVFYCVPQYGWVMMLLPLTWGLLRVYFGVHWFSDIVCGFLLGVLSFVLGHALWIPISAAIGA
- a CDS encoding histidine phosphatase family protein is translated as MTNDFLPASDFFAQVDWNSKIYLLLRHAERNHITPQDKDFGAHVGLTERGRRQAVSLGRVFPAFGDAVYFSSPVGRCVETAQCIAEGRKLAGYMDGAGASITVTPLDALGDFFVRDVPAYEQTLREGFYEGICKWLESGEHDAFYPLHERAEQMREMMFAKADSRFNIFVTHDAWIVPCLSHFCGLKFEPKCWMNFLTGLAFEVPEKGNIKVAPVTAMETGWLHF
- a CDS encoding FKBP-type peptidyl-prolyl cis-trans isomerase, with protein sequence MKKICYLLAFLAVNGLVACCGGKPAPAVNPSPVPAPAVKPAPVVPDLSPLPEPAPVQEQKVFLNNAVDRYSYALGVDFGRAVSNINVPVKFDVLVDAMRDVLDSSREVLMTDSQSEAALQDLLNQMQVQKEIDESAASRKALCDQAAFLAKNIQDPRIWVTKKGVQYLMLKEGTGVKPKANDKVRVHYVGTLLNGTEFDNSVKRGAPMEFEVSAVIEGWQDLLMDMKVGEKVRAWIPSHLAYGEAGAPPSIPSNSLLVFEVELLQVFPSNN
- the folD gene encoding bifunctional methylenetetrahydrofolate dehydrogenase/methenyltetrahydrofolate cyclohydrolase FolD, which gives rise to MAALILDGKALAKTTEEELSARVAKLKEKTGKTPILATILVGDDPASATYVKMKGNACARVGMESIRVVMDKNTTTEELLNKIQELNENPNVHGILLQHPVPRHIDERAAFEAIDARKDVDGVTCLGFGRMSMGEKAYGCATPAGIMRLLKAYNIPLAGKHAVVVGRSAILGKPMAMMLLNANCTVTICHSKTENLPEFVKQADILVGAVGKPEFIKKSWIKPGAVVVDAGYHPGGVGDIEKGLEDVASAYTPVPGGVGPMTINTLIYQSVESGESLIK
- the argA gene encoding amino-acid N-acetyltransferase, translating into MNNAASDFYSQHFEVAGFIREVFGYMDRFKGQLFVLKIDDSLMDHPMFPVLMRDIALLHKAGIRIIIVPGTRNSIDAQLKAWDLETEFHNGVRLTNEEALPLVEQASLGVAQRIMSHLTASGLSGIQGNWILARSMGVINGVDYMRTGRIERIQRDLLEQLMDEKFVPIIPPIGWNKIGHAYNISSTELATELCKYLKVGKLFFIGSESGIKLEGLVTGKNTKYLEPTDNGLISAMDVDQAKELLELNSDVLDFAQMDYLMNAIHACEAGANRVHLLSGEFQGSVLQEVFSARGDGTMVYANQYSCIRPANIEDIPDILRIMQDYIAKGYLVPRTQDSISEKLEDYVVYSIDNSIHGCGALHAFEDGMAEVAGIAVGANYRKSGIGDAIVRHLISLGRMKGYKKLFLLTTQALDWFYQLGFEDGTIEELPKSKREHYNQKRKSRILMLPLDK